A region of Dictyostelium discoideum AX4 chromosome 1 chromosome, whole genome shotgun sequence DNA encodes the following proteins:
- a CDS encoding hypothetical protein (repetitive element), which produces MISWMDQIINKSISSPYLIKIKKEWENYATQIGYLKDKVQILQPILIKNQTSQTLNTNNIPLPPTLKEIYSTILNNHQCKSKDYIGKKYSDLLLTSHQQSIQLLWKYTYDQLFVKIQKLKDPKGRDTMQRFHARCLPINHLHNKVCPICNNEMNNDPYGHLFFNCQHTFNFINHDKLKYFIYKNCNGNKNWSLTKNQTTKLYTLIYKPQTNNKAFKPDPTININFHFAENAQYKKYRFNWNYINTNLDLVRTHAYWNIISLVIHQIWIWLCKSLFDINITQSIDNWNNQINNTTLDYDILKSKWHKLIRLEYSRTLSNFNQYSIKNNLTKTQKETQWSETIKKFKKEWSINTNEPIPTITPPINY; this is translated from the coding sequence ATGATAAGTTGGATGGATcaaatcatcaacaaatcAATCTCTTCTCCATAccttataaaaatcaaaaaagaatggGAAAACTATGCAACTCAAATTGGATATCTAAAAGATAAAGTTCAAATCCTAcaaccaatattaataaaaaatcaaacctCTCAAACATTAAACACAAATAATATTCCATTACCACCAACACTCAAAGAAATCTACTCGACAATACTAAACAATCACCAATGTAAATCAAAAGACTATATTGGCAAGAAATATTCAGATCTACTTCTTACTTCGCACCAACAATCAATACAACTATTATGGAAATACACATACGACCAACTATTtgtcaaaattcaaaaattaaaagatccaAAAGGCCGTGATACAATGCAAAGATTCCATGCTAGATGTCTTCCGATTAATCATCTACACAACAAAGTTTGCCCCATTTGCAACaatgaaatgaataatgaTCCCTATGgtcatttgtttttcaattgtcAGCACACATTCAACTTCATAAACCAcgacaaattaaaatattttatttataaaaattgcaATGGAAACAAAAACTGGTCACTAACAAAAAaccaaacaacaaaattataCACACTCATTTATAAAccacaaacaaacaacaaagcATTTAAACCAGATCCaactatcaatattaattttcattttgcaGAAAACgcacaatataaaaaatacagGTTCAACTGGAATTATATAAACACAAATCTTGATCTAGTCAGAACACATGCATATTGGAACATAATCTCATTAGTTATTCACCAAATATGGATATGGTTATgcaaatcattatttgacaTCAATATaactcaatcaattgataattggaACAACCAAATAAACAACACAACACTAGATtatgatatattaaaatcaaaatggcACAAGCTAATAAGATTGGAATATTCAAGAACTTTATCAAACTTTAACCAatactcaattaaaaacaacCTCACAAAAACTCAAAAAGAAACCCAATGGTCCGAAaccatcaaaaaatttaaaaaagaatggagCATAAACACAAATGAACCAATTCCAACAATTacaccaccaattaattattaa